The Bernardetia sp. region AAATCTTTGAAAAATAATTAATGGTAAATTGAAAAGTTAATTAAAAGCTGTGTCATGTGTTGTACATGATACAGCTCCATATCATCAAAATTGTTTTTTTGTATCTAAAATCAGAAAACATACGTTACTTTATCAAAAAATCTTTTACTTGATAATGTAGCTATGAAAATAAAATTTGTCTTATTTTTCCTCACTCTCCTTCTATCAATATTTTCTACCAAAAGCAGCTTTTCTCAAAACTATTCTCTAACTCCGAAACCAGATAGCGCACTTGTTCGTTTTTCAGTCTTTGATGCTCAAAATCAGCCTTTACAGACCTATATTTTCTTTTATGGAAAACAGACCAAGAAAACATTTAGCCTAGCAGGAAAATCAAATGAAAACAATCAAAATGAGATTTTGCTTCCCAATAAAGATACCTATTTAGTCTATTCTTCTATTTCTACAATAGCTTATCAAGTTCCTATTACAAATCAAGAAAATCAGTTTTACAATCTTGCCTTTGCTTTTCCTACTGACAAAGCTGACCAACTTCAACCCACTCCAGAAAAAGCCTTAGTTAGAATTTTGCCTATCAATCACGAAAAAGAACCACAAAAAGCAAAAATCATTCTGACAAGTCAGAAAAACGGTAAAGTGTATCATTCTTCTACAGATTCTACAAATTCAGATGGTGCAAATATTTTTCTAATTCCTACTGGCGATAGCTATTCTATTTCCATCAACAGCACAGCGAATTACGACAAAATAGTAGTAGAAGGGGGATATTTTTCAAAAATTGATAGATACATTCAGTACGAAGGAATGAAAATTGGAAAGTTGCAGCCTTCTTTAGATAGTGCCGTTTTTAGCCTAACGTATTTAGATTTAGGAGAAAATCCAGTTCTGGGTGAAGTTTTTACTGTGATAAGTGCAGCCACTGGAAAAGAATATACAACCCCTCCAACAGACGAAAGTGGAAAGGCACAGATTAAAGTTCCGATAGGTGATACGTATTCTATTGGAATAAAATATTATGAAAACTTCATGCAGCAGAAAGTAGAAAAAGAGGAAAACTTGTATGTTTTGCCCTTAGAAATTTTGTATCCTAGTTCTGCACAGATAGAAGAAAATCAGAAAGAAATAGAGGAAGCCAATCGAAAACGAGAAGAAGAATGGAAAAAATTAGAGGAAGAAATGGCTGCCTTAGACAAAAAAAATGAAGAATTACGCCAAGAACGTATAAGAAAGGAAATTGAAGCCGTAGAAAAAGCCAACCGAGAATATGAAATTCAAGTAGAAAAATTGAGGGATTCATTAGAATTGATACACAAACGAGAAGAAATGGAAGAGGTCTTGACCAGCAATAAATATGTTTGGGGAACAGATACAGTGGTCAATGCTGTTTTTAATAGAAACCCAGAGTGGAAGAGAAAGTTAATTGTTTTGGATGTGACAGGAAGTATGTATCCATATATTGAGCAAGTAAAGTATTGGTACAGTTTGAATTATACCTTAGACTCAGAAATAGAGTTTGTCTTATTCAATGACGGAAATAAAACACCAGATAGTAACAAAAAGATTGGAAAAACAGGAGGAATTTATCAATGTACATCCTGCAAAATAACAGAACTAGAAAAGATGTTGAGAAGGGCTAGGATAGCAGGTGATGGAGGAGATGCTCCAGAAAATGATATGGAGGCTGTCTTATATGCTACAAAAAATGCTAAAGGATACTATAACGAACTGGTTTTAGTAGCTGATAATTTAAGTAATGTAAGGGATATAATGTTTGTATATCAACTAGATGTACCTGTACGCATTATTTTGTGTGGGACGGTTTTTGGTTTTGTCAATGAAGAGTACCTAAACATTGCCTATCTTACAGGGGGTTCTATACATACAATTGAGGAAGATATTGTAAATTTAAGTAGTATAGCAGAAGGAAAAGTTCTTACTATCGGAGAAAAAAAATACAGATTTACAAAAGGACGTTTTTTTAGGATGAAGTAAATATTAATTTGTAGCCCAATACTCTTTTTTGGGCTACAAATCAATAGCTCTAAGCATTAAAAAATAGCTACTTCTTTCAAAATTTCATAAAAACGATAACAATCCATAAAAGAATTGTATAGGGGAACAGGAGCAATACGAATAACATTAGGTTCTCTCCAGTCTGAAATAACTCCTTTTTTTGTCAGAATTTCGTGGTATTTTTTTCCTTCTTTATCAAAAACTAAAGACAACTGGCAACCTCTATCTTCTTTATTTTTTGGCGTGATGATATCAATTTTGATTTTTGCTTGCTCTGTATTGAAACTTTCTATCAAAAATTCCATATAAGTTGTTAGCTTCTCGCTTTTCTGTCTCAAATTTTCAAATCCTGCCTCTTCAAAAATATCCAATGAAGCCTTGTGTGCTGCCATAGGCAAAATTTGTGCATTGCTAAGTTGCCAACCTTCTGCCCCACGCATTGGCACAAACCCTTTTTCCATCTTGAAACGAGCTTCTTCGTCATGTCCCCACCAACCAGCAAAACGAGGTAGAGAAGTATCATCAGCATATTTTTCATGAATAAACACGCCTGAAGTTCCTCCTGCTCCAGAGTTGAGATATTTGTAGCTACACCATGTAGCAAAATCTACATTCCATTTATGAAGTTCCAAAGGAACATTTCCTGCTGCGTGGGCAAGGTCAAAACCTGCCTTTGCTCCTACTTTGTGGGCTGCTACCGTAATTTTTTCTAAATCAAAAAACTGTCCTGTATAATAGTTTACTCCTCCAAACATGACTAAAGCCAACTCATCGCCTACCTCTTCTATTTTTTTTATAATATCTTCTGTTCTTAGTGTTTGCTCTCCATCTCTTGGCTCTATTTCTATGATAGCTTCTTTTGGAGAAAAACCATGAAACCTTACTTGCGATTCGGCAGCGTATTGGTCAGAGGGAAAAGCTCCTCCTTCCATCAATATTTTAAAACGTTTTTGAGTAGGACGATAAAACGAAACCATCAGCAAATGCAAATTTACAGTAAGGTTATTCATCACGACCACTTCAATGGGCTTTGCTCCTACCAGTTTTGCTACTTGGTTGGTTAATAACTTATGGTAATACAGCCAAGGGTTTTTCGCATGGAAATGTCCTTCTACACCTAAATTTTTCCAATCGTCTAATTCTTGTTCTATGTATGCCTTTGTTGTTTTGGGTTGTAATCCCAATGAATTTCCACAAAAATAAATTGCTTCTTTTTTATCTTCTAAAATAGGAATCCAAAATTTTTCTCTAAAATTAGCAAGTGAGTCTTCTTTATCTAATTGTAAGGCAAAATCTTTAGTTGTATTGAAATTCATTTTGTGTGAGTAGGTTTTATCTTCTAAATAATATGATAAAGTTAGTTACAAAAAAGGCAAAATTGAGAATCGTTGAGACTATCCCAATGGCTGGTGCATTGGTCTGTAAATATTTGTTTCCCTTTAAAGGTTCTACATAGATAATATCACCAGGCTGAACATAAAAAAGAGGGGACGTAATAACGTCGTCTTGTGTCAAGTCAATATAATAACTTTCTAATACTGCTCCTTTTCGTCTCATAATGCGTACTTTTTGGCGATTTGCTGTAACTAAGGTCTCTCCAGAAAGTGCCATTACATCTAAAACGGTTGTCATGCGCATGTTATAAATTGTTATCTGCCCTGGGTTAGACACTTCTCCCAACATAGTAACTTGAAAAGTAAGGAGTTGAACTTTTACAATTACCTCAGTATAACGCTCCTCAACAGCAGATTTTATTTTACTTGCTGCCTCATCCACAGTAAGCCCTACCACTTGTACATCACCAACGAGAGGAACTTGAACATATCCACTATCACTAATAGTATATCCAGTAAGCAAAGCATTGCTTCCTTGTCCGTTTACACGAGATTGAATATTGCTTGCTTCTGTTGTTCCCAAATCATATTTTGAAGGTACAATAGTTTGAACATTGATGCCTAAAACATCATAGGGCTGTAATTTATAAGAAGTAAAGTCTAAAGAATAATTTTGAGGAGTTATACTGCCAATATCAGGATTCTCTTGTTGCTTTCCTTTAAGATAAGTAAGATTACGGCTAGGTACACAACTAAAAAAGCTAACAGTAAAAAAAAGCAATAAACCAATGTAGATAATATTTTTCATAGTGCTGATTAAATAAAACAACCTCCAACTCTGGCAAAGAAGAATTGAAGGCAGAATAAAATACAGTTTTTTATTATGTTTTTATGACTTAAACTTCTACTTCGCTACCTGCATAAGTTGTAGAAGCAGCATAAACGAGCTCTAATTTTTCCTGCGTAATTCCATGGAAATATTGAGGTATTTTGGATAATGGCTTCATAAAAC contains the following coding sequences:
- the kynU gene encoding kynureninase, giving the protein MNFNTTKDFALQLDKEDSLANFREKFWIPILEDKKEAIYFCGNSLGLQPKTTKAYIEQELDDWKNLGVEGHFHAKNPWLYYHKLLTNQVAKLVGAKPIEVVVMNNLTVNLHLLMVSFYRPTQKRFKILMEGGAFPSDQYAAESQVRFHGFSPKEAIIEIEPRDGEQTLRTEDIIKKIEEVGDELALVMFGGVNYYTGQFFDLEKITVAAHKVGAKAGFDLAHAAGNVPLELHKWNVDFATWCSYKYLNSGAGGTSGVFIHEKYADDTSLPRFAGWWGHDEEARFKMEKGFVPMRGAEGWQLSNAQILPMAAHKASLDIFEEAGFENLRQKSEKLTTYMEFLIESFNTEQAKIKIDIITPKNKEDRGCQLSLVFDKEGKKYHEILTKKGVISDWREPNVIRIAPVPLYNSFMDCYRFYEILKEVAIF
- a CDS encoding polysaccharide biosynthesis/export family protein, yielding MKNIIYIGLLLFFTVSFFSCVPSRNLTYLKGKQQENPDIGSITPQNYSLDFTSYKLQPYDVLGINVQTIVPSKYDLGTTEASNIQSRVNGQGSNALLTGYTISDSGYVQVPLVGDVQVVGLTVDEAASKIKSAVEERYTEVIVKVQLLTFQVTMLGEVSNPGQITIYNMRMTTVLDVMALSGETLVTANRQKVRIMRRKGAVLESYYIDLTQDDVITSPLFYVQPGDIIYVEPLKGNKYLQTNAPAIGIVSTILNFAFFVTNFIILFRR